Proteins from a genomic interval of Nostoc sp. TCL240-02:
- a CDS encoding Uma2 family endonuclease — MEYSIPLPLLPTAAELPDSDDTPVDNELQNLVPNLLLAILSAIWSDRTDWFFGVDMGIYYLPTAPRKSIVPDGFLSLGVERRRRPPNGRLSYVLWEENWTPPILVVEIVSQTYGGEYDIKMGKYLDLGVLYYVIYNPEYWLRDNHAPFEVYRRVDDEFMLQSQEQFWIPELQLGIGVAAGIHKGWERDWLFWFDQAGSRFPTPDERIEQAGQQAQQAQQALQDLRYRLQQQGIDPDNL, encoded by the coding sequence ATGGAATACTCCATTCCCCTACCCCTGCTCCCAACGGCGGCTGAACTCCCCGACTCTGATGATACTCCTGTGGATAACGAACTGCAAAACCTGGTTCCTAACTTACTGTTAGCTATTTTGTCCGCTATTTGGAGCGATCGCACCGATTGGTTCTTTGGTGTAGACATGGGTATCTACTACCTCCCAACTGCACCGAGAAAATCCATTGTCCCCGATGGCTTTTTGAGCTTGGGTGTAGAACGACGGCGACGACCGCCGAATGGAAGACTTAGTTATGTGCTTTGGGAAGAGAATTGGACACCACCCATTTTGGTTGTCGAAATCGTCTCTCAAACCTATGGTGGAGAATACGATATTAAAATGGGCAAATATCTGGATTTAGGGGTATTGTATTACGTTATCTACAATCCAGAATATTGGCTACGAGATAATCATGCTCCCTTTGAAGTGTATCGACGGGTTGATGATGAATTTATGTTGCAGTCGCAAGAGCAGTTTTGGATACCGGAGTTGCAGTTGGGAATTGGGGTAGCTGCGGGGATTCATAAAGGTTGGGAGCGAGACTGGTTATTTTGGTTTGATCAAGCTGGCTCACGCTTTCCTACCCCCGATGAACGCATAGAACAGGCAGGGCAACAGGCTCAACAGGCTCAACAAGCCCTACAAGACTTGCGTTATCGTCTTCAACAGCAAGGTATCGATCCAGATAATTTGTAA
- a CDS encoding sensor histidine kinase has translation MLHKDIKPANILINPETKQVKLIDFSIASLLSRQTQTLISPNVLEDLQQAQLQVVQSEKMSALGNLVAGVAHEMNNPLGFIYASLQQAKPTIADIVEHLKLYQESLPNPSHKIKGHAEDIDLDYSLSDLPKIIDSMTMACDRLRNISTSLRTFSRADKDYKVPFNIHEGIDSTILILKHRLKANEERPEIKVVTDYGNFPQVECFPGQLNQVFMNILANAIDALDESNIGRSFTEIQSNRNQIRIKTSLENEGVKIAIADNGNGISEQVKEKIFDHLFTTKSVSKGTGLGLAIARQIVEEIHGGKLSVNSVMGKGTEFVIAIPV, from the coding sequence ATTCTTCATAAAGATATCAAACCCGCCAATATTCTAATTAATCCCGAAACCAAACAAGTTAAATTAATTGACTTTAGTATTGCATCTCTGCTATCACGACAAACCCAAACACTGATCAGTCCAAATGTATTAGAAGACTTACAACAAGCACAATTACAAGTTGTCCAAAGTGAGAAAATGTCGGCGCTAGGTAACTTAGTTGCAGGGGTAGCCCATGAAATGAATAATCCTTTGGGCTTTATTTATGCCAGTCTCCAACAAGCTAAACCCACTATTGCAGATATTGTTGAACACTTAAAACTATATCAAGAAAGTCTACCCAATCCCAGCCATAAAATCAAAGGTCATGCCGAAGATATTGACTTGGATTATAGTTTATCAGACTTACCCAAAATAATTGATTCTATGACAATGGCGTGCGATCGCCTCCGCAACATCAGCACCAGTCTTCGCACTTTCTCTCGTGCTGACAAAGATTATAAAGTGCCGTTTAATATCCACGAAGGCATAGATAGCACGATTTTAATTCTCAAACATCGTCTGAAAGCCAATGAAGAACGTCCAGAAATTAAAGTGGTAACTGATTATGGAAATTTCCCCCAGGTTGAATGTTTTCCTGGGCAACTCAATCAGGTATTTATGAATATTCTAGCCAATGCTATTGATGCGCTAGATGAATCAAATATTGGACGGAGTTTTACAGAAATTCAGTCCAATCGCAACCAAATTAGAATTAAAACCTCCTTAGAAAATGAAGGTGTGAAAATTGCGATCGCAGATAATGGCAATGGGATAAGTGAACAAGTGAAAGAAAAGATTTTTGACCACTTATTTACTACAAAAAGTGTGAGTAAAGGTACAGGATTAGGATTAGCGATCGCTCGTCAAATCGTTGAAGAAATCCACGGCGGAAAATTGAGCGTTAACTCAGTTATGGGTAAGGGTACAGAATTTGTAATTGCAATTCCGGTATGA
- the fabD gene encoding ACP S-malonyltransferase yields MTKTAWVFPGQGSQALGMGMDLLDIPSAKDKLAKAKDILGWSVTEICQTQEEKLSQTVYTQPSLYVIESILADLLRERGHQPDLVAGHSLGEYTALYIAGVFEWSAGLYLVKRRAELMDNAVGGMMAALMNFDREQLEKVIAETPDVVIANDNSSAQVVISGTTEAVQAVMTQVKAKRAIPLKVSGAFHSHLIAPAAAEFQDILESVEFQPAIVPVLSNVEPVPSIDAGILKQRLNKQMTGSVRWREICLQLPANGIERVIEIGPGKVLTGLIKRNSPNLILQNIQSATDLPV; encoded by the coding sequence ATGACAAAAACTGCATGGGTGTTTCCCGGACAAGGTTCCCAAGCGCTGGGAATGGGAATGGATTTATTAGATATACCGTCCGCTAAAGACAAGCTTGCCAAAGCTAAGGATATTTTGGGTTGGTCTGTAACTGAAATTTGTCAAACTCAAGAAGAGAAGTTATCACAGACGGTATATACTCAGCCAAGTCTTTATGTGATAGAAAGCATTCTTGCTGACCTGCTTCGAGAACGAGGACACCAGCCAGATTTAGTTGCTGGTCACAGTTTAGGAGAATATACCGCTCTTTATATAGCGGGTGTCTTTGAGTGGTCGGCTGGTTTATATCTAGTAAAGCGTCGTGCAGAACTCATGGATAATGCCGTCGGTGGGATGATGGCAGCTTTGATGAACTTTGACCGCGAACAGTTGGAAAAAGTCATTGCCGAAACGCCTGATGTGGTAATAGCAAATGATAATAGTTCGGCTCAGGTGGTAATTTCAGGTACGACTGAAGCTGTACAAGCAGTGATGACTCAAGTTAAAGCAAAGCGTGCGATTCCCTTAAAAGTTTCTGGAGCATTTCATTCACATTTAATAGCACCAGCAGCCGCGGAATTCCAAGACATTTTAGAATCTGTGGAATTTCAACCCGCGATTGTGCCAGTTTTATCTAATGTCGAACCAGTTCCGTCCATTGATGCTGGTATTTTAAAGCAACGCCTGAATAAACAAATGACTGGTTCTGTAAGATGGCGAGAAATTTGTCTGCAATTACCAGCTAACGGTATCGAGCGAGTAATAGAAATTGGCCCAGGTAAAGTCTTAACTGGCTTGATTAAACGTAATAGCCCTAATTTGATTTTACAAAATATCCAGAGTGCTACTGATTTACCTGTTTAA
- a CDS encoding beta-ketoacyl-ACP synthase 3, with protein sequence MENLGIAITGSGSAVPATSLHNQTLTELVETSDEWIATRTGIRQRRLAVSSESLSGLATAASSRAIAASGIRPEDLDLILLATSTPDDLFGSACQVQAQLGATNAVAFDLTAACSGFVFGLVTAAQYIRTGVYKNVLLIGADILSRWVDWQDRRTCVLFGDGAGAVVLQASKSDRLLGFALKSDGTQNHHLNLAYAASSQELLPGVNITKGTYQPITMNGKEVYRFAVQKVPEIIDKALFQANLKVDQIDWLVLHQANQRIIDAVAQRLNIPEHKIISNLAQYGNTSAASIPLALDEAVRQGKIKPNDIVATSGFGAGLTWGAAIFQWGR encoded by the coding sequence GTGGAAAACTTAGGCATAGCAATTACCGGAAGTGGCTCGGCAGTACCAGCAACTTCCCTACACAACCAGACATTAACTGAACTAGTTGAAACATCAGACGAGTGGATTGCCACAAGAACGGGAATTCGCCAACGGCGATTAGCGGTGTCATCTGAGTCCTTAAGTGGACTAGCTACTGCTGCCAGCAGTCGGGCGATCGCAGCTTCGGGAATTAGACCAGAAGACCTAGACCTGATTTTACTAGCGACTTCCACCCCCGATGATTTGTTTGGTAGTGCTTGTCAAGTACAGGCTCAATTAGGAGCTACCAACGCAGTCGCCTTTGACTTGACAGCAGCCTGCTCTGGTTTTGTATTTGGTCTGGTTACAGCAGCCCAATACATTAGAACAGGTGTCTATAAAAATGTACTGTTGATAGGGGCAGATATCCTCTCTCGCTGGGTAGATTGGCAAGATCGTCGGACTTGTGTATTATTCGGCGATGGTGCAGGAGCAGTAGTGTTACAGGCTTCTAAAAGCGATCGCTTATTAGGATTTGCCCTTAAAAGTGATGGCACTCAAAACCATCACCTCAACCTTGCTTATGCAGCAAGTTCCCAAGAATTACTCCCTGGTGTAAATATCACTAAAGGCACTTACCAACCTATTACTATGAACGGCAAAGAAGTCTACCGCTTTGCTGTGCAAAAAGTCCCAGAAATCATAGATAAAGCTTTATTTCAAGCTAACCTTAAGGTTGACCAAATAGATTGGCTAGTGTTACATCAAGCTAATCAGCGCATTATTGATGCCGTTGCTCAACGCCTAAATATCCCAGAACATAAAATCATAAGTAATCTCGCCCAGTATGGTAATACCTCTGCTGCTTCCATTCCCTTAGCTTTGGATGAAGCAGTGCGACAAGGTAAAATTAAACCCAATGATATCGTTGCGACATCCGGCTTTGGTGCCGGTCTTACCTGGGGCGCGGCAATTTTCCAATGGGGAAGATAA
- the plsX gene encoding phosphate acyltransferase PlsX: MGSTRVRIAIDAMGGDHAPGEIVAGALRAKEELGVDILLVGDPQQIEGALPPKTNLAQVEIVTAEEAIAMDEEPLNAVRRKRKASINVAMDLVKQQKADAVFSAGHSGAAMASALLRLGRLPGIDRPAIGTVFPTIVAGKPVLVLDVGANVDCRPKFLEQFAVMGSAYSQYVLGTTEPKVGLLNIGEEDSKGNDAAVRAHQLLRENSQINFIGNAEGRDVLSGHFDVIVCDGFVGNVLLKFAEAVGEVILQILREELPQGLHGQIGSAFLKPNLKRVKQRMDHAEHGGALLLGVAGVCFIGHGSSQAPSIFNAIRMAKEAVDNQVLQRIQSQYILERESG; this comes from the coding sequence ATGGGATCGACTCGCGTACGGATCGCAATTGACGCAATGGGAGGGGATCACGCACCCGGTGAAATCGTTGCTGGCGCACTGCGAGCAAAGGAAGAATTGGGTGTAGATATATTACTTGTTGGTGATCCCCAACAAATAGAAGGTGCCTTGCCGCCAAAAACGAATTTAGCGCAGGTGGAGATCGTGACTGCTGAGGAAGCGATCGCAATGGATGAGGAGCCTTTAAATGCAGTTAGACGCAAACGCAAGGCTTCTATCAATGTGGCAATGGATTTAGTCAAGCAGCAAAAGGCAGATGCCGTATTTTCTGCCGGTCACTCTGGGGCAGCTATGGCATCAGCCTTGCTTCGCCTAGGGCGATTGCCGGGAATTGATCGTCCAGCAATCGGGACTGTTTTTCCGACAATTGTTGCTGGTAAGCCAGTGTTAGTACTTGATGTCGGCGCAAATGTAGATTGCCGTCCGAAGTTTTTAGAGCAGTTTGCTGTCATGGGATCGGCTTACAGTCAGTATGTCTTAGGTACAACTGAACCGAAAGTGGGTTTGTTGAATATCGGTGAAGAAGACTCTAAAGGCAATGATGCAGCCGTCCGCGCCCACCAACTGCTCCGCGAAAATTCTCAAATTAATTTTATTGGCAATGCCGAAGGGCGTGATGTGCTTTCCGGTCACTTCGATGTAATTGTCTGCGATGGCTTTGTGGGTAATGTACTGTTAAAATTTGCCGAAGCAGTTGGAGAAGTGATTCTGCAAATTCTGCGGGAAGAATTACCCCAAGGATTGCATGGTCAAATCGGTTCAGCATTCTTAAAGCCAAACCTGAAGCGAGTTAAGCAACGCATGGATCATGCAGAACACGGTGGTGCTTTGTTGTTAGGCGTGGCAGGAGTTTGTTTTATCGGTCACGGTAGCTCACAAGCACCTTCAATTTTCAATGCTATTCGCATGGCCAAAGAAGCTGTTGACAACCAGGTGCTACAACGAATTCAGTCCCAATATATCCTAGAGCGCGAAAGCGGTTAG
- a CDS encoding leucyl aminopeptidase, translating to MTIQPSDKPLLEWAGDSLVIGLFEDAVELTGELATLDQKFSGVLKELIAEEEFKGKANSTIFTRVNPGSPVRKLILVGLGKPDALKLDTLRRAAAAVARVAKKQKSKILGFSFPLWNNDPAASAQAIAEGVELALYQDIRFKSEPEDKGSQIESIDLLGFGGQEAAITLANQIVSGVNLARQLVAAPANAVTPITLAETAQAIAKDHGLQVEILEKEDCEKLGMGAFLGVSQGSELPPKFIHLTYKPEGTPKKKLAIIGKGVTFDSGGLNIKGAGSGIETMKMDMGGAAATLGAAKAIAQIKPDVEVHFISAVAENMISGRAMHPGDILTASNGKTIEVNNTDAEGRLTLADALVYADKLGLDAIVDLATLTGANVIALGDDIAGLYTPDDDVASQIEKAAQTSGEKIWRMPMEEKYFEGLKSGIADMKNTGPRPGGAITAALFLKQFVKETPWAHIDIAGPVWTDKENGYNGAGATGYGVRTLVNWVLGIGE from the coding sequence ATGACAATTCAACCTAGTGATAAGCCTTTGCTAGAGTGGGCAGGCGATAGTTTGGTAATTGGATTATTTGAAGATGCAGTAGAATTAACCGGAGAACTAGCAACTTTAGATCAAAAGTTTTCTGGGGTCTTAAAAGAACTAATTGCGGAAGAAGAATTTAAAGGTAAAGCCAACAGTACAATTTTCACTCGTGTGAATCCTGGTAGCCCAGTACGTAAATTGATTCTGGTAGGATTGGGTAAACCAGATGCACTCAAACTCGACACTTTGAGACGCGCTGCTGCTGCGGTGGCCAGAGTAGCAAAAAAGCAGAAAAGCAAAATCTTGGGATTTAGTTTTCCATTATGGAATAACGACCCAGCCGCAAGCGCCCAAGCGATCGCAGAAGGTGTGGAATTAGCACTTTACCAAGATATTCGTTTTAAATCAGAACCAGAAGATAAAGGTTCGCAAATAGAAAGCATCGATTTACTAGGTTTCGGTGGACAAGAAGCAGCCATCACCCTCGCCAATCAAATTGTTTCTGGGGTAAATTTGGCACGGCAATTAGTGGCAGCACCAGCCAACGCAGTCACACCAATTACCTTAGCCGAAACTGCCCAAGCGATCGCAAAAGACCACGGTTTACAAGTAGAAATTCTGGAAAAAGAAGACTGTGAAAAGTTGGGTATGGGTGCTTTTTTGGGAGTATCGCAAGGTTCAGAGTTGCCACCTAAATTCATTCACCTGACTTACAAACCAGAAGGTACACCGAAAAAGAAACTAGCAATTATTGGCAAAGGTGTAACCTTTGATTCTGGCGGACTGAATATTAAAGGTGCTGGTAGCGGCATCGAAACCATGAAAATGGATATGGGTGGTGCAGCTGCTACCTTGGGGGCGGCAAAAGCAATTGCTCAAATTAAACCAGATGTTGAAGTTCACTTTATCTCGGCGGTAGCTGAAAACATGATTAGCGGTCGCGCCATGCACCCTGGAGACATTCTCACCGCATCAAACGGCAAAACAATCGAAGTGAACAACACCGACGCAGAAGGACGTTTAACCCTTGCAGATGCCTTGGTGTATGCTGACAAATTGGGATTAGATGCGATCGTGGATTTAGCCACCCTAACCGGTGCTAACGTCATTGCCTTGGGTGATGATATTGCTGGTTTGTACACTCCCGATGATGACGTAGCTTCCCAAATCGAGAAAGCTGCCCAAACTTCAGGGGAAAAGATTTGGCGGATGCCAATGGAAGAAAAATATTTTGAAGGGCTAAAGTCTGGGATTGCGGACATGAAAAATACAGGGCCGCGTCCAGGTGGTGCCATTACTGCTGCTCTTTTCCTCAAACAATTTGTCAAAGAAACCCCTTGGGCGCACATAGATATTGCTGGCCCAGTGTGGACAGATAAAGAAAATGGCTACAACGGCGCAGGAGCAACCGGCTACGGCGTTCGGACGCTAGTTAACTGGGTGTTGGGGATTGGGGAGTAG
- a CDS encoding EcsC family protein: MADKPQQEIEVNKLVNSPRETSEIKIQAQSSVENEPSVLESFITTVAQTGKTVLDTAVEVGEATAKQTHKFIEQTTQTSGQVVNRLSENWLIRKLSGVLNLNWLIGTTDAVDLEKAEAAVNKLKQKYPNESPSQIAHRIMVEKATQAGTVGLATSILPGVAIALLAIDLTATTKLQSEMLYQIAFDYGLDLKDPARKGEILAIFGLALGGGRLLKAAGLGLLRNVPLAGAAIAASSNATMIYSLGYAACRFYEAKLDESTSLASPQTLATLKAESEKYLESAIAQEAVMDQILVHMILASHPDKTLEEILPELQAVKLSPTSLDAIAQNIKSPKSLDILLNQLNRDFAIPLLVQCEKIAQLDNKTTPLEQEIIAAIASKFDIDTTIGA, encoded by the coding sequence ATGGCAGACAAACCCCAGCAAGAAATAGAGGTGAATAAATTAGTTAATTCACCTAGAGAAACTTCAGAAATCAAAATTCAGGCTCAATCATCAGTAGAAAATGAACCGTCTGTATTAGAGTCTTTTATTACAACTGTTGCTCAGACTGGCAAAACAGTTTTAGACACAGCAGTAGAGGTGGGAGAAGCAACAGCGAAACAAACACACAAGTTCATTGAGCAAACAACTCAAACCAGTGGTCAGGTTGTGAATCGCCTCAGCGAAAATTGGCTGATTAGAAAACTATCTGGAGTATTAAATCTAAATTGGCTAATTGGTACTACTGATGCCGTTGATTTGGAAAAAGCAGAAGCTGCGGTAAATAAGCTCAAACAAAAGTATCCAAATGAATCACCCAGCCAGATTGCTCACCGAATCATGGTGGAAAAAGCGACTCAAGCAGGCACTGTTGGACTAGCCACTAGTATTTTGCCAGGAGTAGCAATTGCATTGTTGGCAATTGATTTAACAGCGACAACAAAATTGCAGTCAGAAATGCTGTATCAAATTGCATTTGACTACGGGCTAGATTTAAAAGATCCTGCCCGTAAAGGTGAAATCTTAGCAATTTTTGGTCTGGCCTTGGGTGGAGGTCGTCTTTTGAAAGCTGCGGGATTAGGCTTACTGCGAAATGTGCCTTTAGCGGGTGCTGCGATCGCAGCTAGTTCAAATGCAACAATGATCTATTCATTGGGTTATGCTGCTTGTCGATTTTACGAAGCCAAGCTAGATGAATCAACTTCCCTAGCATCGCCACAGACTTTGGCAACATTAAAAGCAGAAAGTGAAAAGTATCTCGAAAGTGCGATCGCTCAAGAAGCCGTCATGGATCAAATCTTAGTTCACATGATTCTGGCTAGCCATCCAGATAAGACTTTGGAAGAAATTTTGCCAGAATTACAAGCTGTAAAACTCAGTCCTACCTCGTTGGATGCCATTGCCCAAAATATCAAATCACCTAAGTCTTTAGATATACTGCTCAATCAGTTGAATCGTGATTTTGCTATACCCTTGCTCGTTCAGTGTGAAAAAATTGCCCAGCTTGACAATAAGACTACACCACTTGAGCAAGAAATAATAGCAGCGATCGCGAGCAAATTTGACATTGATACAACAATTGGGGCATAG
- a CDS encoding Uma2 family endonuclease: MTPAAIAIPRQESPLLFEGLTWREFKAVEQLLDRPGYRLSFLNGVLEIRRMPGEPHETVKKRIAALVELYLLAAGFDFIPNGSMTLESEVGAVKREADESYKLAPGRVRPDLVIEVVFTSGGIDKLEAYKRLLIPEVWFREDGVLEVYHLRKEDKALHYERVSSSEEVKGIDLDLLLRCILMVNHVDAIKTFQQALQK; encoded by the coding sequence ATGACCCCAGCAGCGATCGCTATACCCCGTCAGGAATCACCCCTGTTGTTTGAGGGACTGACCTGGAGAGAATTCAAAGCAGTTGAGCAGTTGCTAGACCGTCCAGGATATAGGCTCTCTTTCCTGAATGGAGTTTTGGAGATCCGAAGAATGCCTGGAGAACCACACGAAACCGTTAAGAAAAGAATTGCGGCATTAGTGGAACTGTACTTGCTTGCGGCTGGGTTTGACTTTATTCCCAATGGCTCAATGACCTTGGAAAGTGAAGTGGGTGCTGTCAAGCGTGAGGCGGATGAATCTTATAAACTGGCTCCAGGTCGAGTGCGTCCCGATCTGGTGATTGAAGTGGTGTTTACGAGTGGCGGTATCGATAAGCTAGAGGCATATAAGCGGCTCTTGATTCCAGAAGTGTGGTTCAGGGAAGATGGTGTGTTAGAAGTTTATCACCTGCGGAAAGAGGACAAGGCACTTCACTATGAGAGGGTTTCCAGTAGTGAGGAGGTCAAAGGAATCGATCTGGATTTGTTGTTACGTTGCATTCTTATGGTGAATCATGTGGATGCCATCAAGACTTTTCAGCAGGCGCTTCAAAAATAG
- a CDS encoding alpha/beta fold hydrolase gives MTISEVELKPCFLTPKRVQPDYPLLVYLPGMDGTGQLLRSQTAGLETGFDVRSLALPRKDLNTWDVLTKSVLDLIDAELEKSSHRSVYLCGESFGGCLAMKVAIQAPHLFKRTILINPASSFRLRPWLSWASQLTYLVPSELYDIGALGLLPFLASLPRISRSDRHELLKTMRSVPAETVLWRLSLLREFEVDEEKLSRLTQPVLLIAGGSDRLLPSVTEVKRIGNILPNNKIVVLPDCGHACLLEQDINLYEILKDNDFLENNADTSTRLEVRG, from the coding sequence ATGACTATCTCTGAAGTTGAGTTAAAGCCTTGTTTCCTGACTCCTAAACGAGTACAGCCAGATTATCCGCTATTAGTATATTTACCGGGAATGGATGGAACAGGTCAATTATTGCGATCGCAGACTGCTGGATTAGAAACTGGCTTTGATGTCCGTTCTTTGGCACTCCCCCGGAAAGACCTTAACACTTGGGATGTGCTAACAAAAAGTGTATTGGACTTGATCGACGCTGAATTAGAAAAAAGCTCTCACAGGTCAGTTTACTTGTGTGGTGAGTCCTTTGGTGGTTGCTTGGCAATGAAAGTAGCGATCCAAGCACCGCATTTATTTAAGCGAACTATCTTAATTAACCCAGCTTCGTCCTTTCGTCTTCGCCCTTGGTTGAGTTGGGCATCTCAACTTACTTACTTAGTGCCATCAGAATTGTATGATATTGGCGCACTGGGATTGTTGCCGTTTTTGGCATCTTTGCCCCGCATTTCTCGGAGCGATCGCCATGAACTGCTGAAAACCATGCGTTCTGTACCAGCAGAAACCGTTCTGTGGCGATTGTCTTTACTACGAGAGTTTGAAGTTGATGAGGAAAAGTTAAGTCGCTTAACTCAACCAGTTTTGTTGATTGCCGGTGGTAGCGATCGCCTTTTGCCTTCTGTAACAGAAGTGAAGCGGATAGGTAATATCTTACCAAATAACAAGATTGTGGTGCTGCCCGATTGCGGACACGCTTGCTTGCTAGAGCAAGATATTAATCTCTATGAAATTCTTAAAGATAACGACTTTTTAGAAAATAATGCTGATACAAGTACAAGGCTAGAGGTGAGAGGATAG
- a CDS encoding 1-acyl-sn-glycerol-3-phosphate acyltransferase produces MSRNSPLEISRALVAALSTQMFRYYEDRIPQDASVLVVSNHRSFMDALILMAALSSPIRFACHHYMGQVPVMREIVTDQLGCFPLEETQNRQQSFFSQSQLLLQSKQMVGVFPEGTAPMVKFTQPNQVGEFQRGFAHLALRADVQDLAILPIAIASLEEVNTNGFPLRLLSVFDPSEPLFNQAGWHPLVIYRRVAVLIGRPYWITPQHQKKYHGKQARTVVAELTEHCHGEISHLLRQGCY; encoded by the coding sequence ATGAGTCGAAATAGCCCCCTAGAGATTTCTCGCGCTTTGGTGGCGGCACTCTCAACACAAATGTTTCGCTATTATGAGGATCGCATTCCCCAGGATGCTAGCGTTTTGGTAGTCAGCAATCACCGCAGCTTCATGGATGCACTGATATTAATGGCGGCGTTATCAAGTCCGATTCGCTTTGCTTGCCATCACTATATGGGACAAGTTCCAGTAATGCGGGAGATTGTCACCGATCAATTGGGGTGTTTTCCTTTAGAGGAAACTCAAAACCGCCAACAAAGCTTTTTTTCGCAGTCGCAGTTGCTATTGCAGTCTAAGCAGATGGTGGGAGTATTTCCAGAAGGGACTGCACCAATGGTGAAATTTACTCAGCCAAACCAGGTGGGTGAGTTTCAACGGGGATTTGCCCATTTAGCATTGCGAGCTGATGTGCAGGATTTAGCAATTTTGCCGATCGCAATCGCTTCCTTAGAAGAGGTAAACACGAATGGTTTTCCCTTAAGGCTTTTGAGTGTATTTGACCCTTCAGAACCTTTATTTAATCAAGCTGGTTGGCATCCTTTGGTAATTTATCGTCGGGTTGCGGTGTTAATCGGTCGCCCTTATTGGATAACACCCCAACATCAAAAAAAATATCACGGGAAACAAGCCAGAACTGTTGTGGCTGAACTGACAGAACACTGTCATGGTGAAATTAGCCATTTACTGCGTCAAGGTTGCTATTAG